The Nocardioides campestrisoli genome includes a window with the following:
- a CDS encoding ABC transporter ATP-binding protein — MTQTSAGRSLAEPTGTPALEVRGLRRTYGTGDDAFDAVRGIDLTVPAGSIHALLGVNGAGKTSALEVIEGLAPASAGEVRVLGLDPVADRGEVRRRTGVLLQRSGFVGDLTVRETLTMWSSTVSGARPVEESLEMLDLTRHADTRMRALSGGEHRRVDLACTLAGGPELVMLDEPTTGLDPESRRAVWELVRGLRDQGATVLLTTHYLEEAETLADDVSIMRDGEIVRAGTLAEIVAGHPSEISFRTPAVPLAWPAGAEVSRDGDRTVLRAADLQPALTELLLTARDARVELELLDARTATLESVFLALAADREGALR; from the coding sequence ATGACACAGACCAGCGCGGGGCGCAGCCTCGCTGAGCCCACCGGGACCCCGGCCCTGGAGGTGCGCGGCCTCCGTCGTACCTACGGCACCGGCGACGACGCCTTCGACGCCGTCCGGGGCATCGACCTGACCGTGCCCGCCGGCAGCATCCACGCCCTCCTCGGCGTCAACGGCGCGGGCAAGACCTCCGCGCTCGAGGTGATCGAGGGCCTCGCCCCGGCCAGTGCCGGCGAGGTCCGGGTGCTCGGGCTGGACCCGGTCGCCGACCGGGGCGAGGTGCGCCGGCGTACGGGCGTGCTGCTGCAGCGCAGCGGCTTCGTCGGGGACCTGACCGTCCGGGAGACGCTGACCATGTGGTCGAGCACCGTGAGCGGCGCCCGTCCGGTGGAGGAGTCCCTGGAGATGCTGGACCTGACCCGGCACGCCGACACCCGGATGCGGGCGCTCTCCGGCGGCGAGCACCGCCGCGTCGACCTGGCCTGCACGCTGGCCGGCGGCCCGGAGCTGGTGATGCTCGACGAGCCGACCACCGGGCTCGACCCCGAGAGCCGCCGGGCCGTCTGGGAGCTCGTCCGGGGCCTGCGCGACCAGGGCGCCACCGTGCTGCTGACCACGCACTACCTGGAGGAGGCCGAGACCCTGGCCGACGACGTCTCGATCATGCGCGACGGCGAGATCGTCCGCGCCGGGACGCTGGCCGAGATCGTCGCCGGGCACCCCTCGGAGATCTCCTTCCGCACGCCCGCCGTGCCGCTGGCCTGGCCCGCCGGGGCGGAGGTGTCCCGCGACGGCGACCGGACCGTGCTCCGCGCCGCGGACCTGCAGCCGGCCCTGACCGAGCTGCTGCTGACCGCCCGGGACGCCCGGGTCGAGCTCGAGCTGCTCGACGCCCGTACCGCCACCCTGGAGTCGGTCTTCCTCGCGCTGGCCGCCGACCGCGAAGGAGCCCTCCGATGA
- a CDS encoding carboxypeptidase-like regulatory domain-containing protein, translating to MLNTVVRRLLSTSLAALLTLTGLTLAGSATLAPASAAVGATLTGRVVGEDGRVPSTHTSVRVQKPGAGRWDTIAQATTDYFGQYSVTGIPAGTYRVELEQIDHLVQHQQVTLTEGVEQWLDVVLDRGAAIAGRVVLPAGGVLTSSFVRVFARTSSPGQAPWQQVDYAFVEPSGEYMASGFPAGTYRVGVFPVGETYPVEYYDNVTRVDDAVDLVVASDGTLTGIDFDLGTAPVTVPSTEPVPKPQVTLGKPRLAGKPRVGKVLKIRGLRPAPSAAKVSYRWSVGGAKVRRAGTPSLRLTRSMAGKRVKVTVVARAAGHQRAKVVLTARARVRR from the coding sequence ATGCTCAACACGGTCGTCCGACGACTTCTGTCCACCTCGCTCGCCGCGCTGCTGACGCTGACCGGGCTGACGCTCGCCGGGTCGGCCACGCTCGCGCCCGCCTCGGCGGCCGTCGGCGCGACGCTGACCGGCCGGGTGGTGGGGGAGGACGGCCGGGTGCCGTCCACGCACACCTCGGTCCGCGTCCAGAAGCCCGGAGCCGGGCGCTGGGACACGATCGCTCAGGCGACCACCGACTACTTCGGCCAGTACAGCGTGACCGGCATCCCGGCCGGGACCTACCGGGTCGAGCTGGAGCAGATCGACCACCTGGTCCAGCACCAGCAGGTGACCCTGACCGAGGGCGTCGAGCAGTGGCTCGACGTCGTGCTCGACCGGGGCGCGGCGATCGCCGGCCGGGTGGTCCTGCCCGCAGGCGGCGTGCTGACGAGCTCCTTCGTCCGGGTCTTCGCCCGGACGTCCAGCCCGGGGCAGGCACCCTGGCAGCAGGTCGACTACGCCTTCGTCGAGCCGTCCGGGGAGTACATGGCCAGCGGCTTCCCCGCCGGCACCTACCGGGTGGGCGTGTTCCCGGTCGGGGAGACCTACCCGGTGGAGTACTACGACAACGTCACCCGCGTCGACGACGCCGTGGACCTGGTCGTGGCCTCCGACGGCACCCTGACCGGGATCGACTTCGACCTCGGCACCGCCCCGGTGACGGTGCCCTCGACGGAGCCGGTGCCGAAGCCCCAGGTCACCCTCGGCAAGCCGCGCCTGGCGGGCAAGCCCCGGGTGGGCAAGGTGCTCAAGATCCGCGGCCTGCGGCCGGCGCCGAGCGCCGCGAAGGTGAGCTACCGGTGGTCCGTGGGCGGGGCCAAGGTACGTCGGGCCGGCACGCCGTCGCTCCGGCTGACGCGTTCGATGGCCGGCAAGCGGGTCAAGGTCACGGTGGTGGCCCGCGCCGCCGGCCACCAGCGGGCGAAGGTGGTCCTCACCGCCCGGGCCCGGGTGCGCCGCTGA
- a CDS encoding ABC transporter permease, whose protein sequence is MSTTASTTRQTTALSRTLGLARFNWTLMVRNRTTMLYAFAVPIVPLALLFTVTDPDPMAGTATLGIALLMALLFPGYYNLLSMFVTRRDELVLKRLRTGETRDPELVVSMALPGLAIVLAVLVLTVPIAAVAGFDLPLNPLLLALGVLLAGVTFAALALWTAAWTKTAEAAQLTSGPVMIIALAGFMAPAVPERVAAFLEYLPGAAVNDLVRSAWFGLERGSDEATVGFWQSWVEVAPALGILLAWTAFALVLAARSMRWEPRG, encoded by the coding sequence ATGAGCACCACCGCCTCGACGACCCGCCAGACCACGGCGCTGTCCCGGACCCTCGGCCTGGCCCGGTTCAACTGGACGCTGATGGTCCGGAACCGGACGACGATGCTCTACGCGTTCGCGGTGCCGATCGTCCCGCTCGCCCTGCTCTTCACCGTGACCGATCCCGACCCGATGGCCGGGACCGCGACGCTGGGGATCGCCCTGCTGATGGCCCTGCTCTTCCCGGGCTACTACAACCTGCTCTCCATGTTCGTCACCCGCCGCGACGAGCTGGTGCTCAAGCGGCTCCGCACCGGCGAGACCCGGGACCCGGAGCTGGTCGTCTCGATGGCGCTGCCCGGTCTGGCGATCGTCCTGGCGGTGCTGGTGCTGACCGTGCCGATCGCCGCGGTGGCCGGCTTCGACCTGCCGCTCAACCCGCTGCTGCTCGCCCTCGGCGTGCTGCTGGCCGGGGTCACGTTCGCCGCCCTGGCGCTGTGGACCGCCGCGTGGACCAAGACCGCCGAGGCGGCCCAGCTGACCAGCGGCCCGGTGATGATCATCGCGCTCGCCGGCTTCATGGCCCCGGCGGTGCCCGAGCGGGTGGCCGCGTTCCTGGAGTACCTCCCGGGCGCGGCGGTCAACGACCTGGTCCGCTCCGCCTGGTTCGGCCTGGAGCGCGGCTCGGACGAGGCCACCGTCGGCTTCTGGCAGAGCTGGGTGGAGGTCGCGCCGGCGCTCGGCATCCTGCTCGCCTGGACCGCGTTCGCGCTGGTGCTCGCCGCCCGGTCGATGCGGTGGGAGCCGCGTGGCTGA
- a CDS encoding MFS transporter: protein MSRTQVHDIGGRRAWGIWLAAMAVYVLAVFHRSSLGVAGLLASERFGINATQLAFFTVLQLVVYAGMQVPVGVLLDRFGSRALLLAGLVLMTAGQLVFAFSTSFGVGVLARAVLGAGDAMVFVSVIRLVAAWFLVRQAPMVTQVTGWGGQLGSIVAAAPLTLLLEHLGWTGTFGAASSVGVVLLVVVALVVKDSPYRTDEVVRVKLRALARSVRTVWGNPGTRLGMWTHFVAQFSGTVFALLWGFPFLVRGQGWSEVAAGTLMMVMIAWVVLSGLVLGAAVARWPFYRSWIVLGIVAAMALAWAAVLLRSEPSPTWLLVVTAFATASGGPASMIGFDLARTFTPAQALGRANGIVNVGGFVASLLTMAAIGVVLDLSEPGGMGAYDLGDFRLAMATQYVFWVLGAVQVVRYRRRAVAHLRRVHPGAVEQMRAGRPWVRPGLADDGI, encoded by the coding sequence ATGTCCCGTACCCAGGTCCACGACATCGGCGGCCGCCGGGCGTGGGGGATCTGGCTGGCCGCGATGGCCGTCTACGTGCTGGCCGTCTTCCACCGCAGCTCGCTCGGGGTCGCCGGCCTGCTCGCCTCGGAGCGGTTCGGGATCAACGCCACCCAGCTCGCCTTCTTCACCGTGCTCCAGCTGGTGGTCTACGCGGGCATGCAGGTGCCGGTGGGCGTCCTGCTGGACCGGTTCGGCTCCCGCGCGCTGCTGCTGGCGGGGCTGGTGCTGATGACCGCCGGTCAGCTGGTCTTCGCCTTCTCCACCTCCTTCGGCGTCGGGGTGCTGGCCCGCGCCGTGCTCGGCGCCGGGGACGCGATGGTCTTCGTCAGCGTGATCCGGCTGGTCGCCGCCTGGTTCCTGGTCCGCCAGGCGCCGATGGTCACCCAGGTCACCGGGTGGGGCGGGCAGCTCGGCTCGATCGTCGCCGCCGCCCCGCTCACCCTGCTGCTCGAGCACCTCGGCTGGACCGGCACCTTCGGCGCCGCCTCCAGCGTGGGCGTGGTGCTGCTGGTCGTGGTGGCCCTGGTGGTGAAGGACTCGCCGTACCGCACCGACGAGGTGGTGCGGGTCAAGCTGCGGGCCCTGGCCCGCTCGGTGCGCACCGTGTGGGGCAACCCGGGCACCCGGCTGGGCATGTGGACCCACTTCGTCGCCCAGTTCTCCGGCACGGTCTTCGCCCTGCTGTGGGGGTTCCCGTTCCTGGTCCGTGGCCAGGGCTGGTCGGAGGTGGCGGCCGGCACCCTGATGATGGTGATGATCGCCTGGGTGGTGCTCAGCGGCCTGGTGCTCGGCGCGGCCGTCGCGCGGTGGCCGTTCTACCGTTCCTGGATCGTGCTCGGCATCGTCGCCGCGATGGCGCTCGCGTGGGCGGCGGTGCTGCTCCGCTCCGAGCCGTCCCCGACCTGGCTGCTGGTGGTGACGGCCTTCGCCACCGCCAGCGGCGGGCCGGCGTCGATGATCGGCTTCGACCTGGCCCGGACCTTCACCCCGGCCCAGGCGCTCGGCCGCGCCAACGGCATCGTCAACGTGGGCGGCTTCGTCGCCTCGCTGCTCACGATGGCCGCGATCGGCGTGGTGCTCGACCTGAGCGAGCCTGGCGGGATGGGCGCCTACGACCTCGGGGACTTCCGGCTCGCGATGGCCACCCAGTACGTCTTCTGGGTCCTGGGTGCCGTCCAGGTGGTGCGCTACCGCCGGCGCGCGGTGGCCCACCTGCGCCGGGTGCACCCGGGTGCGGTCGAGCAGATGCGCGCCGGACGGCCCTGGGTGCGCCCCGGCCTGGCCGACGACGGAATCTGA
- a CDS encoding sensor histidine kinase has product MADSLHARLPRLPRWGGRTDVQLVDLYTRGSLHLVYWFLLVMGTLATMGELTTTGQVAVAALAALLPGLAGAWLMHETVLRYPAGEAPPRQPVVLLVVLTFPVVAWVLSLPAEQAVGPALVVVGTLGFAFGGVRDRRVQAVVLLAGALVVAAAAGSAAMALYGVFLAGFFAFTVQSSLWLLGVVTELDRARRTQADLAVAEERLRFSRDVHDVMGRHLATIAVQAELAATLAERGDERAAPLVRQVRSTAHEAMREARELARGYRPLDLGQELQGAVSLLRSAGIEAHADLDGLPERWHAPVARLVREAVTNVLRHSEASRVTITYTGGTVEVRNDGVDVSRATAGDGSGLRSLAADAAELGAGWEHGADGDEFVVRLRLAEVEAT; this is encoded by the coding sequence GTGGCTGACTCCCTGCACGCCCGCCTCCCGCGACTCCCGCGGTGGGGCGGGCGGACCGACGTCCAGCTGGTCGACCTCTACACCCGGGGCTCGCTCCACCTCGTCTACTGGTTCCTGCTCGTGATGGGGACCCTGGCCACGATGGGGGAGCTGACCACGACCGGCCAGGTCGCCGTCGCCGCGCTCGCCGCGCTGCTCCCCGGCCTGGCCGGGGCCTGGCTGATGCATGAGACGGTCCTGCGCTACCCCGCCGGGGAGGCGCCACCGCGGCAGCCGGTCGTCCTGCTGGTCGTGCTCACCTTCCCCGTGGTTGCCTGGGTGCTGAGCCTGCCCGCCGAGCAGGCCGTCGGGCCGGCCCTGGTGGTGGTGGGCACGCTGGGCTTCGCGTTCGGCGGGGTGCGGGACCGCCGGGTCCAGGCGGTGGTGCTGCTGGCCGGGGCGCTGGTGGTGGCCGCGGCCGCCGGCAGTGCGGCGATGGCGTTGTACGGCGTCTTCCTCGCCGGCTTCTTCGCCTTCACCGTGCAGAGCTCCCTGTGGCTGCTCGGCGTGGTCACCGAGCTCGACCGGGCCCGGCGCACCCAGGCCGACCTGGCGGTGGCCGAGGAGCGGCTGCGGTTCTCCCGCGACGTGCACGACGTGATGGGGCGGCACCTCGCGACCATCGCGGTCCAGGCCGAGCTGGCCGCGACGCTGGCCGAGCGCGGCGACGAGCGCGCCGCTCCGCTGGTCCGCCAGGTGCGCAGCACGGCCCACGAGGCGATGCGCGAGGCCCGCGAGCTGGCCCGCGGCTACCGCCCCCTCGACCTGGGGCAGGAGCTCCAGGGTGCGGTCTCGCTGCTGCGCTCGGCGGGCATCGAGGCGCACGCGGACCTCGACGGCCTCCCCGAGCGCTGGCACGCCCCGGTGGCGCGGCTGGTGCGCGAGGCGGTCACCAACGTGCTTCGCCACTCCGAGGCCAGCCGGGTCACGATCACCTACACCGGCGGCACGGTCGAGGTGCGCAACGACGGCGTGGACGTGTCCCGGGCGACGGCGGGCGACGGGAGCGGGCTGCGTAGCCTGGCCGCCGACGCGGCCGAGCTCGGTGCCGGCTGGGAGCACGGGGCGGACGGGGACGAGTTCGTGGTCCGGCTGCGGCTGGCGGAGGTGGAGGCGACATGA